DNA sequence from the Malus domestica chromosome 11, GDT2T_hap1 genome:
TGGGAACTTACCTAGTAATTTAAAAAAGCAAACTTATGCTTgctttcataattttttatttattttaagtttaaCAATATATTTCTATACTACACGAACGGGGAATTTAGCTAAACCATacaataaataatttaaattagaATTGAAAGTTTAATTAAActacacaatgggcaacctaatttagtatcgaattcGTTATCCACGatattcaaacctaaaacctctcacttttaaatgaaaaaaatatcacCAAACTGTAATACTGAATAGCTTGGTGTCTTCTTTACAATATTATAATTGAACTAATAAGGTCAACAATATAATATGTTTGCTACCATATTATAATTGACTAACTAGTTCAACAATATAATATGTTTGCTATCGACCAATTAGTAATATAATATGTTTGCTATCATATTATAATTGAACTAATACGGTCactcatatttttagaatagtttttggttgattgtctataaaattaaaagaaacttCGGATACGATAGAATTAATTGTCTATAAAATTGATTTTGGAATGTAAGCCACTAACTACGGTCACTGTCAAAGACGATGATATTCAAGGGTGATGTCAATATAGGACAAGAAACTTCAGATAACAAAGTATCAGCACTATACTTCTTAAGTTCTTTTCTTCCCATGGGTGTAGGAACTTACCTGGTAATTAATATAAGCAAAcccaataattaattaattatttctaACACCATTTTCAAAGACATATTTTCAGTTATTTGGGTTTTAAGAGATATTATGTAGCATCCCtcaaaattgaaatattttcaAAGACAACCCCAGAATTGAACGAGAGGGAATTAGTTCAATTACAATATATGATGGCcgataaaatattattttggcaTCCGAAGAACCCGAGGTGAATGAAATATTATAACATTTCCTTCAACAACTTTTCAAAGTAACGATGCTTAAAAAGTAGGATGATGGATCAAATATTGGGAAAATGGATGATACAAAACATGCACATACCAATTGGAAACTACTTAAAAAGTAGGGTGGCGGATTAAATATTGGCAAAGTTGAATTGTGTTCACATGTTACTTGTGATTTGGCACACACTCCATTTGACAGCTTTGAATCAACCTCACTATCCAAACAAACATCATTCTCAACAGAGAGTTGATTGTGACTCAACTTCCAGACTGCATATCTTCTGAAATTTCAAAACCAGGAATAACATGTGAACACATAGGAGCCTTCCAaacgaaagaaagaaaacaccagCATCATGACAGTAAGTAGAAAGAGATCAATAACCTGTTAGCAGATTGACAAAAGTAGAATATGGTAGCAAATACTTGGTGTCGAATTGATTTACTCTTCACATCTTGATCGACCTGAGAGAAAAAGGATAACTTATTCATGTTGGACTTCATGAACAACAAAAAAGGCATGAATATGGAAACTTCAAGCATACATCTAGTGTCAGCCTAACAATATGAAGTTTTTAAACAAGACAATCCAGAGGGTTGTCATCTCGGACATCTGAAAAGAATACACGTCCACATACAACAGTAGCACAGTGCTTTATGACCTGCAACAAAGCAAAAAACTAATAATTCAGCGACCGATAGCAGGATTCTTTCTTTTTAACGTAACAAAAAACCATGGAACAAAGTATTTGGAAAGAGAATCATGAAAAGGTTTCTTTCGAAATATCTTAGTGTCTCGTGATCTATAGTACCATTGTGCAGTACAATATAATAGCCCACCAATTGTCTCAAACATTTCCACAATCTTACAAATGTAGGGTTCTTTCGTCTCTCCCTAAACATAAAAATGAACTGGAAACATTGTCAAATCACATAATAGGCAAATATAACAAAAGTACATAAAAACATTTTGTCCACATGAATCACTCACTACACCCAACATTTCAGTTGAGTATGTTTCGACTTTGAAATATAGCACAtcaaattatataaatataacCCTTATGTTGTGGAAAAGAACCATTTATGTGAAATTTGCAATGAATTGGCATGTCAGGAATCATATAATTTGGGGATTACAACATGGAGATAAGCAGATGGATTGATGAGAAGAAAATTGGtcaaaaagttattttgatattagcaatcaacatttaagtaataatacaatcatcaacaaccatgtCATATAATTCACAACATATGATTTAAATAGAtgatcttcctagcattacctgttatttcaatttagtttttttgtcaaagttaAGACGTCAAATCACTCAAAACAACTAAGAGGTTACAAAAAATATACATCACTTTCGTATTCCATCCATACTGGTAAATGGTAAAGTAAGTTTTCTAAGAAGGCAAAAATCAGTTGCCATGTGAtataaatccaataaaacacTAATGTGAGCAAAACTAAATCTTCAAATTATTGACTTTGCTAATTTTtgtgggaaatttggaaaaataaccaaattttagatctcatatagaattataaccaccattttaattttatgataattataaccaaaacttGATGTAAAAGTATTAATATACCCTTAATACTAGGGTTTCTCATAACAACCACAACACAACCCTTAAACTACCTTAAAATGTTGAGGATTACTGCAGATTGAAGCCACTGAATTAACTTTCTCTTTAATTAGCAAGACAACCTATGAGAATGTTCTTCAGAAGGTACTAATTCCATagctaattattatttttgtaattagATACTTGGATTTAGTGTTTCACTGACTAAATTGCATATATTCCAATATATTTTTCCAGTGGATAAAGAAAGAATACGAAATTGCATATGCAAAGTGAACagtgaaaacaaaaaagtgatgaagattaatttttcattttaggATAGTTTAAAGGTTTGTTTTGATTGTTGTGAGAAACCCTAAtattaagggtatattagtacttttacatcaagttttggttataattatcataaaattaatatggtggctataattctatatagggtctaaaatttggttatttttccaaatttcccaatttttgtGGTGTTGCAATAAGGAAACAATTATGATTACACAATCACATAATGTAGACGACCAATTAACCTAGTCTTACTTATTACTTGTGAGTGTTTCTATATGTATTACTGCCAAACAACTAATCATGAAAACTCACTTGCACATGGGCATCATCATACAGATCATAAGTGATTCCATCAACCAATGACGACGAGCTTGAATTATATCTTCATCactgttttcaattattttgaacataaaaatccaatcagaaaacaaacaaacaaacaaccagTAACCAACCtgttaaaacacaaaaggattacTTGGAGTAACCAACCTGTTAAAACACAAGAATTTTTCCCGCTTCATATACATTTTATTGGACAGGAGGCAGATAGAAGGGAGGGAGGGTTTCACACCCCGCCCTGCCACCACCACAAGATTCGTCCCTCGTGTTAACATTATGCAAATCCAACATAGGACTGTAAAATCAAGGTTTTTTAACATTATGCTTATCCTACAAAGAACTGTAAAACCAAGGTTGAAATCTTAAAACACAAAAATTATTGAAACCAAAGCTTCGATACCATGTTACACAACGCCGAGAGGTAAAAATCATACGAATTTAGGAAATGGGTAAAGAATTAATCTTACCACAAATGTTACAGCTACATTAAATCTTGGAAACACAAAGATTCTAAAGCCCATTTATTTGTCTTATCATATACCACTTATCCTTGAAGTTCACAATATTTGATCATCTATAACACCTAAATCTCCAACATTTTCACAAATTACAAACtaaattctataaaaaaaaatcttgaaaCAAAATTTCTCACCTCTCCGACATATCTCTTGGGGTATTGATTATGAGCCTCCTTATCCTCCATCGGTTTGCCAATAAACCTCGATTCCTCTCCGTCTTCATCAGCCGCAGCTAACTCCTGAGTCACTGGCTTCCTCAGCGGAGAAGCAGCTTTTTCCATACTTGTTGCTACCCCCTCTTCAACTCTCGTCTTCTCAGATTCTTCAACTTCAGAGGAGAAGCAGATTTTTCCACTCATCGCTACCTCCTCTTCAACCCTCGCATTTTTTGTTTCCCTTGGATTCTTCGATTTCGGAGAATAAGCAAATTTTTCCACACTCATCGCAACCTCCTCTTCAACTCCTCCCTCCTTGGTTTGCCTCGTCTTCTTCGATTTCAGCGGAGAAGCAGCTTTTTCAACACTTGAAGCTACCTCCTCTTCAACTCTCGCCTTCCTAGTTTGCCTCGTGTTCTTCGTTTTCGGTGGAGAAGCAGCTTTTTCCACACTCGTTGCTACCTCCTCTTCAACTCTCGCACTCCTGGTTAGCCTCGGGCTCTTCGATTTCAGCGGAGAAGTAAATTTTTCCACACTCGTTGCTACCTCCTCTTCAACTCTCACCTTCTTGGTTTGCCTAGTCTTCTTCGATTTCGGCGGAGAAGTAGCTTTTTCCACACTCGTGGCGACCTCCTCCTCAACTCTGGCCTTCTTGGTTTGCCTTGGGCTCTTCGATTTCGGCGGAGAACCTGAAGAGGTTCCGGCCTTCGACTTCCGCTTGTACGCCAATCTGCTTACGGCGGAGAGAGGCTGAACAGCCGGAGAAGACGGTGTATTGGATTGGGGTtatgttttaaggaaaactaatgaaaagggcttgaaaactttgagttttaatgataaggacaaaataaagggtaaagtgaatagtaccaggattgactttttagtgtaaaaatgtggtttttcgttaaagtgaacagtaccgggtgcttttcgttaaagttccctatgtTTTATAGTGGGCCGTGAAATTATGGAGTGGGAAGTGCGCGGTGTGTGGGCGGGAAAACGGGAAATTTGGAAAGTGGGGTTTGAATTTTGAGGTGACGCTTGGTTTTGGAGCGTAAGGACTTTGGGGGGTGTTTGGTTGCGGGGGTGACTTTTCGGTGTGTTTGGATCTAATTTTGTTTGCATTTTGACTTTCTTTTCCTATTTGTAtaatattaattaccaatttacCATAAATAAGTGTTATAGTTGTGCAAACATACGCCGAATGTATGTTGAGAGTTAATAGAAAGTTGTAATAAGAGCAACAACATATTAATTTCGTGAATATTATATGGCTTAATATTACGTATTACTAGTAGTTGACGAGAAGTTCATATACATAATGATCAAAGTGCTTATTATTCTGTTTATAATATTATAACTCGAAAAGAGAAATTAATTTCGTGTAAGTGTACTAATTGTTGTTGCCTACTGACAACTTGGAGATACGTggattctttaattttttttggttcatGAAAGTGGTTTTACCTGGAGAAAATAATAATTTCCATGCTATTTTTACTCTATTTTCGTgttatttacttatttttgcttttgaatttttgtttccGTACCTTTTTTATAtggagatttttttatttagactTGTAAAATTATGTTTTTATTGTCTTACAAAGAGACTTCTCTCAACAGAGCCAGTAGTATcgaatatatagatatataaagCCACTTGTATTATAGTTGTTACATAAAAATCAAAACGTAAATACACGTGTTTTATGGACTTCCCTTAACTTTTTGTTCTCATGTGTTTTattaaatacttaaaaaaattaatgatgatttgaaagtgtttttaaaatgattgaaagtgttTTAGTAAAATTGATTTTGGACCAAAATTATTAAAGTGTTTTTTCCGCATCCACTTagatttttattgaaaaaataatttcaaaaatatttttcaccAAATACATTTTCAGTTATTTAAAAAGTATTGCCAAACAAGCATTTAACCGCTTCAATTTTGGCATTTGAATAGTTAAAATACATCACAATGTTGTGGACAATCACTGGTGGACATAATTTCTTTCACTAAAAGAAGATGAAATATATAGAAGTAACAAATGGATTAAACACGATTGATACAACATAGCAATAGTGAGAAGCTGCAGACAACtaaagcccaaacaacaaaATTACACTTGGATAGTGAAACTTACAACAAATATGAGATCCCCAAATCTGAGGAGTATATCTTGCTATTCTATATATAGTAGTTGTACATATTTGGTCACCAGTACTGCAGGGCACGAGTCTGGATTTATATATCTAGATAGATGCATCCTTGTTACATGAGAGAGTTCTTTCAAGTCAAACAATAATGCTGATGCATGCTTGATCATTAACAGTACTAGTACCACCTCGGCTTGATTCTACCGCAAGATCAATGGCGGTTGTAGGAATTGAATTGTTTGGGGTAGGGTACTCAAAACCACTAGGTTTGTAATATTTATTGAAGTGAAGATTGCAGAAAACTACAAGGAGGAAGGCGGCGACGTAAATAGAATAGGTAGCACATTTGAACCACAAAGGAAATGGGATGGTGATGGATATAAAAAAGGATGTGACCCCAAAGAAGAGGCCAAAATAATGACAAAGGCCGGCTATTGATATTCCGGCGAGCGAGTACCTAAAGTGAATGGATTTGCTCACAAAGATACAAGTGAAGGCAAATAAGATTGATAGTCCAAGAAGGTCAAAGATCACAGGAAAAGGGAGTTGGCCATGAGGAATTTGGAAGCGGATAAGCGCTAATTCGATCGCTGCTGTCAAGCAAAACCCAACGATTATCTTTGCCCATTCTAAGTTGTTGGTTGGGAACTTATCGTACGTCCTCCGATCTGGAACTTGCGGCACTGCGGCTTCTAGGTCTGGTTCGCCATTGGGATGATCACGGTCAATGGCGATTATCAGAGCATTGAGGAGTTCGATTTTATTTGCAATAAAACGTTTCATTTTGTTGtgcagagaaggagagagtgatAGTACGTGGAGAGCGAGATACAGCTAAAGGTTTGAGTTTTTGGATTATATAAGCGAGGTTACAATAAATTAATGAAATAGAAGAAGAATAATTTCGTCGTACAAAAGCCGGTACATACGTAATTTTGACGCACAACGTAGGGAAGAGAAGTCAAAACAGCGGtagataattaaaaataataaaaatgatcaTGAAAGTCTCAAAGAAGCAGTGGAAAATCAGACAAAATGACCGCGGATATCTTAAATGTCCATTTTGCGTCTACCATCTCATGTGCCTGCCATcttgctttttttatttattttaccctttatacTTTGATACACATCAGCTCTATTCATTCATAGAATGCTCAGATTAGACATACATGGCCTTTattatggacaaggattgtctgccctctcacTTATGATGCTCTTCTGTGTCCTTttattttgtgtgatcacggttaaatcacgtcaatattttatatttattttttatataaataataagacaaaaatgaatagtaatataaaatgttaacgtggcttaaccgcgaccacacaaacaggagggcacggaagggcagacaatccttgtccctttATTATAACACACCACCAACAAAACAAGAGCAGGGAACcattcatcaattttttttttttttttggtttattgaaattattttccatgtagttacaatttgattaatttaattttctttttcttttccttgttaAGCTTAGTTAGAGGTGGATATGTGCTTGGCAACTCACAAACAACTCGCAGAGATTtcacctttttttgttttttaaagaaaactaataaaaagggtttaaaaactttgaattttaaggataaggacaaaataaatggtaaaataaatagtactaaatttgactttttagggtaaaaatatgatttttcgttaaaatgaaccgtactgcgggcttttcgttaaagtgaaccgtactgtgagtttttttttaaggtacattttattgtattttaccTTATAATTATGTATAGTAAATAATTAATATGTCTAATGGTTGTTCTTATTGTAATTTTCAAATGTCGAATCCATGAATGGATAAAAATAGAGACATATTTAATTGATGTATGTTTTTTATCACGTGCTATTAAAACTTTGAAAAGATAGAGAAATTACGACTTGGTAGATACTTTTGCCATGCACTTATTAATTTAGAATGAGGAGCTTAATTTGTAAGAAGCCAAATTTGACATgttgaataaaataaaactaatgGGTATTGAAGATAAGACTGATGGGTATTAAAGTTTAAAGGACAAAATGGTTAGTTATGTAGACTAATTATATAGTACATCTGCTAACGGTTAGGTATGTAGATTTAACTTGATTATATTGCGCATCAGCTTGGGCTGGTGTGTGTTTTCGGAAGCTGCAACAAGGAATCCTAAAATGCAAAAAAACGCGTCCTGCCATCGTGTCTtcgaagaaaaaataaataataaaatgataGGGAAGAGACGTCTGTGTGGACCGGTTAAACTTAGATCCCATTGCATCTTCCAGACGCGTGCTACCGCCACGGCTTCGAacgtaaaataaataataataataataaggaaGAGTAGAGAAGTATGGGTCGACCGGCTAGATCCCATTCCACATCTTCAAAACAAGCTAGgataaaaaataaggaaaattaacgaaaagttcaaaaaaaattttttttaatgaaaagctctttTAAAATGtataatgaatagtaccagtgaaaggtataaatatgatttttcgttaaaatgaatagtatttgaagtgtttttttaaaactccaaaataaataatataaatgatCCGGAAATACTTTTCTGAACTCTTTCTTTTTGCTAATTCTTACTTATAAAGTAAAGAAGAAAAGTCTAGCTGCAGCTAGAGCCATTCCATTCTTTAAGGGAgctgattttcacacacattttataGCTTTTCCCACACTCCTCTTTGTTCCAGGCCatcagattgaataaatcaaacgaaaacaACGGACATGATTAGCCAGAGATGTGTAAGAAGCTATAAAAGGTGTGTGTttatctggtgttggcatttaggcGAGGATTTGGTGAATAGTACCAATGAAATgtataaatatgatttttcgttaaaatgaatagtacttgaagtatttttttaaaactccaaaaaaaataatataaatgatCCGGAAATACTTTTCTGAACTCTTTCTTTTTGCTAATTCTTACTTATAAAGTAAAGAAGAAATGTCTAGCTGCAGCTAGAGCCATTCCATTCTTCAAGGGAgctgattttcacacacattttataGCTTTTCCCACACCCCTCTTTGTTCCAGGCCatcagattgaataaatcaaacgaaaacaATGAACACGATTAGCCAGGGATGTGTAAGAAGCTATAAAAGGTGTGTGTttatctggtgttggcatttaggcGAGGATTTGGTAAATAGTACCAGTGAAAGatataaatatgatttttcattaaaatgaataatacttGAAGTATTTTTTAAAACtccaaaacaaataatataaATGATCCGGAAATACTTTTCTGAACTCTTTCTTTTTACTAACTCTTACTTATAAAGTAAAGAAGAAATGTCTAGCTGCAGCTAGAGCCATTCCATTCTTCAAAACGAGCTAGGACCCGCATAACTAAAAAGATGATATAAATGATCAGAAAAACTCAAAATGGAATAGACTGTAATTCTTTCCCTTTCTATTTTCAtctattactttttatttttttcatattttttattttgtttttatctttatataaaaaattaatataaaatattaacgtattGATATATGTAAATCTAGAATCTTCTGAATAGTATGAATCGAAACCAAATATTAGTGCGTGAAAAGTTCAAAGTGTAGGAAAATATCATGAATTAATTCCGGTGTATCATACATTCCGGTGGGTGATGTCAAGTAGTATTAACAACTAATACGGTCACTGTCAAAGAATAATATTCAAGGGTGATGTCAGTATGTTCAACCAGCACTTGCAATTCCGGTGTATCATATATCAGCAACTTCAAAAGCGATAGACCATCTTACGTTCTTTGCTTTTTAGTCGTATAAGCCTCTGAAACACTGTCTTGGTGCAGGCAGAGTGAATCGTGAATCATACATGACATCATTGGAGATGGAGGCAGGCAGAGTGAATCGTGCATCATACTTCTCTCCATGGGTGTAGGAACCTACCTGGTAATTAATATAAGCAAActcaataattaattaattatttctaACAACATTTTCAAAGACATAGTTTCAATTATTTGGGTTTTAAGAGATATTATGTAGGATCCCtcaaaattgaaatattttcaACGACCACCCCAGAATTGAATAGGAGAGGGAATTAGtttaattacaataatataatggTGGACAAAATAT
Encoded proteins:
- the LOC114819551 gene encoding uncharacterized protein; the protein is QSNTPSSPAVQPLSAVSRLAYKRKSKAGTSSGSPPKSKSPRQTKKARVEEEVATSVEKATSPPKSKKTRQTKKVRVEEEVATSVEKFTSPLKSKSPRLTRSARVEEEVATSVEKAASPPKTKNTRQTRKARVEEEVASSVEKAASPLKSKKTRQTKEGGVEEEVAMSVEKFAYSPKSKNPRETKNARVEEEVAMSGKICFSSEVEESEKTRVEEGVATSMEKAASPLRKPVTQELAAADEDGEESRFIGKPMEDKEAHNQYPKRYVGEVRNFVSRFFFIEFSL